In the genome of Carnobacterium viridans, one region contains:
- a CDS encoding AAA family ATPase, producing the protein MKYLNSITFPDKEVEFDFFLEIKRTVYDSFYPFQVLPKHSFERIDFEPITILYGGNGSGKTTALNIIAEKLGLKRDSSFNTTNFFVNYLSLCAIDSVEKIPVHSRIITSDDVFDYILTIRALNEGIDLKREALFEEYLEAKYSKFQMQSLEDSDQLRKVTDARSKSQSRYVKDKLMNNVREYSNGENAFRYFTNKIEENGLYVLDEPENSLSPIRQMELMQFIEDSARFFGCQFIISTHSPFFLALREAKIYDLDSDPVDVKKWTELENVQTYYNFFKEHQEEFHSSENKTKD; encoded by the coding sequence ATGAAGTATTTAAACTCAATCACATTTCCTGATAAAGAGGTAGAATTTGATTTTTTTCTCGAAATTAAACGAACAGTCTATGATTCTTTTTATCCCTTTCAAGTTTTACCAAAACACAGTTTTGAAAGAATTGATTTTGAACCAATCACCATCCTTTATGGGGGAAATGGTTCTGGCAAAACTACAGCCTTAAATATCATTGCTGAAAAATTAGGATTAAAGCGAGATTCTAGTTTCAATACAACCAATTTTTTTGTGAATTATCTTTCTCTTTGTGCTATAGACAGTGTGGAAAAAATTCCTGTTCATAGCAGAATTATTACAAGTGATGATGTATTTGATTACATCTTAACTATTCGTGCATTGAATGAAGGTATTGATTTAAAGCGTGAAGCGCTATTTGAGGAATATTTAGAAGCAAAATATTCTAAATTTCAGATGCAGTCATTAGAAGATTCCGATCAATTGCGAAAAGTAACGGATGCTAGAAGTAAAAGTCAGTCACGTTATGTTAAAGATAAGTTGATGAATAATGTTCGAGAATACTCAAATGGTGAGAATGCCTTTCGTTATTTTACAAATAAAATCGAAGAAAATGGACTCTATGTATTAGATGAACCAGAAAATAGTCTTTCACCGATTCGTCAAATGGAGCTTATGCAATTTATCGAAGATTCTGCTCGGTTTTTTGGATGTCAATTTATTATTTCTACTCATTCACCATTCTTTTTAGCACTTCGCGAGGCAAAAATCTATGATTTAGATTCAGATCCGGTAGACGTGAAAAAATGGACAGAATTAGAAAATGTCCAAACTTATTATAATTTCTTCAAAGAGCATCAAGAAGAATTTCATTCATCTGAGAATAAAACTAAGGACTAA
- a CDS encoding AAA family ATPase, with amino-acid sequence MKEPYHSTSRVILMCGTAGSGKSTYAQMLEQQGFVRLSYDVESFNKGYKIHPLPTDVYDEIKTSLDLKLKILIKKNKDVVLDYSFWSRKMRDEYKNMLLPFGVKPEIIVIVTPKEIVLQRIHDRKGKNPNDIILDEQTAAHYYENFQPPTLDEGEITIINGY; translated from the coding sequence ATGAAAGAACCATACCATTCAACAAGTAGAGTTATTCTTATGTGTGGAACAGCAGGATCAGGAAAGTCGACGTATGCTCAGATGCTGGAACAACAAGGATTCGTTCGTTTGTCTTATGATGTAGAGTCATTTAATAAAGGATACAAAATTCACCCGCTGCCAACTGATGTTTACGATGAAATCAAAACGTCTCTTGATCTAAAGTTAAAAATACTAATTAAAAAAAATAAAGATGTTGTTCTAGATTATTCTTTTTGGTCACGTAAAATGCGTGATGAATATAAAAATATGTTGCTTCCATTCGGTGTAAAACCAGAAATCATTGTAATCGTTACTCCTAAAGAAATTGTTTTACAAAGAATTCACGACCGAAAAGGAAAAAATCCTAATGATATTATATTAGACGAACAAACTGCAGCTCACTATTATGAAAATTTTCAGCCACCAACACTTGATGAAGGGGAGATAACCATCATTAATGGCTACTAA
- a CDS encoding DNA-3-methyladenine glycosylase — translation MNFWTDHTKTTEEIAQDLLGCLVIKETDEGVTSGWIVETEAYLGEIDEAAHSFGLKETPRLASMYKEPGTIYIYSMHTHLMLNVVVQEKGIPEAILIRAIEPYKGMALMSDRRGKTGFVVTDGPGKLTKAMDITKLDDGTLAWEPPLRIDVETRKIPKKIEVSSRIGIPNKGKWTDALLRYTVVGNPYVSRKKGEIEADFGWNEPIN, via the coding sequence TTGAATTTTTGGACAGATCATACTAAAACAACTGAAGAAATTGCTCAAGACTTATTGGGATGTTTAGTCATCAAAGAAACGGATGAAGGGGTGACATCTGGTTGGATCGTAGAAACAGAAGCTTATTTAGGTGAAATAGATGAAGCTGCTCATAGTTTTGGTTTGAAAGAAACTCCTCGTCTAGCATCTATGTATAAAGAACCGGGTACTATTTATATTTACAGTATGCACACTCATTTGATGCTGAATGTTGTTGTTCAAGAAAAAGGAATACCAGAAGCGATTCTGATACGGGCTATTGAACCATATAAAGGTATGGCTCTTATGTCTGATCGAAGAGGGAAAACTGGTTTTGTAGTAACAGATGGGCCTGGTAAATTAACGAAGGCAATGGACATTACTAAGTTGGATGACGGCACACTTGCTTGGGAACCACCTTTAAGAATTGATGTTGAAACTAGGAAAATACCTAAGAAAATCGAGGTATCTTCTAGAATAGGTATTCCAAATAAAGGAAAGTGGACGGATGCATTATTGCGGTATACTGTTGTGGGAAATCCATATGTATCAAGGAAAAAAGGGGAAATAGAAGCAGATTTCGGTTGGAATGAACCAATCAACTAA
- a CDS encoding DUF3013 family protein, translating into MAQETLIDYLGEALEESDFEFDWKLEWNKKQHAIEVYFSIFAEQKENNIIIEDIEGTATQNEIIQFEDAICFFDPKKSKIQMDNYLKAFPFDFKMGIEKGYIDAILKTLRIVVTEGQSDLLDFASDPAIEEFELNWNDTNFDGTIKTLKDINRYSEEKLLYPKY; encoded by the coding sequence ATGGCACAAGAAACACTAATAGATTATTTAGGCGAAGCGTTAGAAGAAAGTGATTTTGAATTTGATTGGAAGTTGGAATGGAATAAAAAACAACACGCTATTGAAGTTTATTTTTCAATTTTTGCTGAACAAAAAGAAAACAATATTATTATTGAAGATATTGAAGGAACAGCTACACAAAATGAAATCATTCAATTTGAAGATGCAATTTGTTTCTTTGACCCTAAAAAATCAAAAATTCAAATGGATAATTATTTAAAAGCTTTTCCTTTTGATTTTAAAATGGGTATCGAAAAAGGATATATTGATGCCATACTTAAAACACTTCGGATAGTTGTAACAGAAGGACAATCTGATTTATTAGACTTTGCGTCTGACCCTGCAATTGAAGAATTTGAATTAAACTGGAATGATACGAATTTCGACGGAACAATCAAAACGTTGAAAGATATCAACCGTTATAGTGAAGAGAAACTTCTTTATCCAAAGTATTAA
- the prmA gene encoding 50S ribosomal protein L11 methyltransferase — protein sequence MKWTELQIQTSNEAVDAVSNILIESGSQGVAIEDIQDFFNTPDDGFGEIWALDEADFSKEGVIIKAYFPDTLFLPELVPGIQQRIKALETFGLTITPNTLKIEEVTEENWATAWKKYYHPLQVTRFLTVVPSWEAYELKQADERVIRLDPGLAFGTGTHPTTILSLQALETYIRGNETILDVGTGSGVLSIASKALGAKHVHAYDLDDVAVKAAMDNIRLNDYAKDVTVKANDLLKGVTIEADIVVANILSEIIVPLIPEAYAVLKPGGLFLTSGIIEDKKELILSEQKKQGFTIIQVQQMKDWCSIVAKKPLAEDE from the coding sequence ATGAAGTGGACTGAATTACAAATACAAACCTCAAATGAAGCGGTAGATGCTGTTTCGAATATCCTGATAGAATCAGGTTCACAAGGCGTGGCTATTGAGGATATACAAGATTTTTTTAATACGCCAGATGATGGATTTGGTGAAATTTGGGCATTAGATGAAGCTGACTTTTCTAAAGAAGGAGTTATTATTAAAGCCTATTTTCCAGACACACTTTTTTTGCCTGAATTAGTTCCTGGTATTCAACAAAGAATCAAAGCTTTAGAGACTTTTGGTTTAACGATAACGCCGAATACGTTGAAAATAGAAGAAGTAACGGAAGAGAACTGGGCAACAGCTTGGAAAAAATATTACCATCCTTTGCAAGTAACGCGATTTTTAACGGTCGTTCCAAGTTGGGAAGCGTATGAATTAAAACAGGCAGATGAGCGTGTGATTCGATTAGATCCGGGCTTAGCTTTCGGTACAGGAACTCATCCGACAACTATACTGTCCTTGCAAGCTCTTGAAACATATATTCGTGGAAATGAAACAATTTTAGATGTAGGAACAGGTTCAGGTGTATTAAGTATTGCCAGTAAAGCTCTAGGCGCCAAGCATGTTCATGCGTATGATTTAGATGACGTTGCAGTAAAAGCAGCAATGGATAATATTAGATTAAATGACTATGCTAAAGACGTTACTGTAAAAGCCAATGACTTGCTGAAAGGTGTAACAATCGAAGCAGATATTGTGGTAGCTAATATCTTATCAGAAATCATTGTACCGCTTATCCCAGAAGCTTATGCTGTTTTGAAGCCAGGTGGTCTATTTTTAACATCTGGAATTATTGAAGATAAAAAAGAACTCATTCTTTCTGAACAAAAGAAACAAGGTTTCACAATTATTCAAGTGCAACAAATGAAAGATTGGTGTAGTATTGTCGCTAAAAAACCGTTGGCGGAGGATGAATAA
- a CDS encoding 16S rRNA (uracil(1498)-N(3))-methyltransferase yields MQRYFLKEDLTDYQNQPISISGDAFHHMVKVMRMKVDHRVYLVTKDQKAFIARITAIEEKEVQLNWVEDDLRQQEMPIEVTIASGLPKGDKLDLIIQKGTELGASAFIPFAGSFSITKWDAKKAAKKIERLQKIAQEAAEQSHRTKIPTIETLSSVKQLVEMKGNFDVCLVAYEESAKVGEDQNFVKGLKQVPVGGKLLIVFGPEGGLSKEEITVFLQHGFLPCALGPRILRTETAPLYALSAISYHYELLHK; encoded by the coding sequence ATGCAACGTTATTTTTTGAAAGAGGATTTAACAGATTACCAAAACCAACCCATTTCAATCAGCGGAGATGCTTTCCATCATATGGTAAAAGTTATGCGCATGAAAGTTGATCATCGTGTATACCTTGTCACAAAAGATCAAAAAGCTTTCATTGCTAGAATCACTGCCATAGAAGAGAAAGAAGTTCAGTTAAATTGGGTAGAAGATGACCTAAGGCAACAAGAAATGCCTATTGAAGTAACGATTGCAAGTGGACTTCCTAAAGGCGATAAATTGGATTTAATCATTCAAAAGGGAACAGAATTGGGTGCAAGTGCCTTTATTCCTTTTGCAGGTTCTTTTTCAATCACAAAATGGGACGCAAAAAAAGCGGCTAAAAAAATTGAACGGTTACAAAAAATTGCGCAAGAAGCAGCTGAACAATCTCATCGTACAAAAATCCCAACCATTGAGACGCTCTCTTCGGTAAAACAGTTGGTAGAAATGAAAGGAAATTTTGATGTTTGCTTAGTAGCTTATGAAGAAAGTGCTAAAGTGGGAGAAGACCAAAATTTCGTTAAAGGATTGAAACAGGTTCCGGTTGGTGGAAAGCTGTTGATAGTTTTTGGTCCAGAAGGTGGGTTGTCAAAAGAAGAAATCACTGTTTTTCTTCAACATGGTTTTTTACCTTGCGCATTAGGTCCTAGAATTTTAAGAACGGAAACTGCTCCGTTATATGCATTATCTGCTATCTCGTATCATTATGAATTGCTGCATAAATGA
- the deoC gene encoding deoxyribose-phosphate aldolase, with protein sequence MELNKTIDHTILKPEATETQIITLCEEAAEYNFMSVCVNPTWVKKSAELLKGTDVKVCTVIGFPLGANTPEVKAFEAENAIQNGATEVDMVINIGALKGGDDALVQRDIESVVNVSKGKALSKVIIETALLTNEEKVRACELAKKAGADFVKTSTGFSTGGATLEDIKLMRATVGPEMGVKASGGVRTTEDAHQFIEAGATRLGSSNGLAIVKG encoded by the coding sequence ATAGAATTAAACAAAACAATTGATCACACGATATTAAAACCAGAAGCAACGGAAACACAAATTATCACACTTTGTGAAGAAGCTGCAGAGTATAACTTTATGTCTGTATGTGTCAATCCAACATGGGTAAAAAAATCCGCTGAATTGCTTAAGGGTACAGATGTAAAAGTATGTACAGTTATTGGTTTTCCTTTAGGAGCTAACACACCGGAAGTTAAAGCTTTTGAAGCAGAAAATGCAATCCAAAATGGCGCAACAGAAGTAGATATGGTCATCAATATTGGCGCACTTAAAGGCGGAGATGACGCTTTAGTTCAACGTGATATTGAAAGTGTCGTAAATGTTTCAAAAGGAAAAGCTTTATCAAAAGTTATTATCGAAACAGCTCTATTGACAAATGAAGAAAAAGTACGTGCATGTGAACTTGCTAAAAAAGCAGGAGCTGATTTTGTTAAAACTTCTACTGGATTTTCAACGGGTGGAGCTACACTTGAAGACATTAAATTGATGCGTGCAACTGTAGGACCAGAAATGGGCGTTAAAGCAAGCGGTGGCGTTCGTACGACTGAAGATGCACACCAATTTATTGAAGCAGGAGCTACACGTTTAGGATCTTCAAATGGTTTAGCAATCGTAAAAGGATAG